One window of Atribacter laminatus genomic DNA carries:
- a CDS encoding galactitol-1-phosphate 5-dehydrogenase gives MDTMKALVLLKKGDIQYQSVPKPKPEKGEALIRVKACGICGSDIPRIYGDIAYYYPSIPGHEFAGEVEEVGDLSQDGKWVGKRVTVFPLIPCYHCRLCQIGLYEMCENYGYIGSRRDGAFAEYVTVPVANCMELPEKVSYESGAFSEPAAVTLHALRRSSIPFGKTVAVFGLGPIGVLFGIWAKISGTRRVIGFDIDQQKVNFARENGFDDAIVPEPEKLKRAVESHTEALGFDLTCEASGSNLALVNSLKVTHKFGEVLLLGNQERNVTLTPQDMSLILRKQLTLYGTWNSRFTHIGSDWKAVLEFENSGQANFKPFISHRLPLQEAPEFIQLMRDKKVFYNKVLIIP, from the coding sequence ATGGATACCATGAAAGCATTAGTTCTACTGAAAAAGGGCGATATTCAATATCAAAGCGTTCCAAAACCAAAGCCTGAAAAAGGAGAAGCTCTAATACGGGTAAAAGCCTGTGGTATATGTGGATCAGATATTCCTCGAATTTATGGAGATATTGCTTATTATTATCCCTCAATCCCCGGACACGAGTTTGCTGGAGAAGTTGAAGAAGTTGGCGATCTCAGTCAGGACGGTAAATGGGTTGGGAAAAGAGTGACGGTTTTTCCCCTTATTCCCTGCTATCATTGTCGATTATGTCAAATTGGGTTATATGAAATGTGTGAAAATTATGGATATATTGGCTCGCGACGTGACGGCGCTTTTGCCGAATATGTTACTGTTCCGGTTGCCAATTGTATGGAGCTTCCTGAAAAGGTTTCTTATGAATCAGGGGCTTTCAGCGAACCGGCGGCAGTGACCCTACATGCTCTGCGGAGGTCATCGATACCATTTGGAAAAACCGTTGCTGTTTTTGGGTTGGGGCCCATTGGAGTGTTGTTTGGAATCTGGGCAAAAATTTCAGGAACTAGGCGTGTAATTGGCTTCGATATCGATCAGCAAAAAGTTAATTTTGCCCGAGAGAATGGTTTTGATGATGCTATTGTTCCCGAACCAGAAAAATTGAAAAGAGCAGTGGAAAGCCATACCGAAGCTTTGGGTTTCGATTTAACCTGTGAGGCTTCGGGGAGCAACCTTGCCTTAGTAAATTCATTGAAAGTTACTCATAAATTCGGAGAGGTCCTTCTCTTAGGAAACCAGGAACGGAACGTGACCTTAACTCCTCAAGATATGAGTCTAATTTTGAGAAAACAGTTAACATTATACGGAACCTGGAATTCTCGATTTACCCATATTGGATCGGATTGGAAAGCGGTTTTGGAGTTTGAGAATTCAGGTCAAGCAAATTTTAAACCATTCATTTCTCATCGTCTTCCTTTACAAGAAGCTCCTGAGTTCATTCAGCTGATGAGAGATAAAAAGGTATTCTACAACAAGGTTCTCATCATTCCATGA
- the rpe gene encoding ribulose-phosphate 3-epimerase, translated as MNEETIKISASLDCANYLDLLSDIRKLEEGGVNMLHLDIMDGHFVPNYALGTNLLRKLRPQTSLLFDVHFMTSNPEVSIPIFADLGADIITFHVETTSRLHQMVSSIKNLGKKAGLALNPSTPPDILEYIFPYIDMVLVMTVDPGFVGQKFVPEVVKKVQIIKSLIDSRHLNIDIAVDGGIGEKTVPLLKKAGANVFIAGTSSIFSGKDEIEIAARKFRELCEKTY; from the coding sequence ATGAATGAGGAAACGATAAAAATTAGTGCATCCCTGGATTGTGCTAATTATTTAGATTTGTTATCAGATATTCGGAAGTTAGAAGAAGGCGGGGTCAACATGCTTCACCTGGATATCATGGATGGACATTTTGTACCAAATTATGCTCTGGGTACCAATTTACTCCGAAAACTCCGTCCTCAAACCAGCCTTCTTTTTGATGTTCATTTCATGACCAGTAATCCTGAGGTGTCAATTCCCATTTTTGCCGACTTGGGTGCCGATATCATTACCTTTCATGTTGAAACCACATCTCGTCTTCATCAGATGGTCAGTTCTATAAAAAATTTGGGGAAAAAAGCCGGTTTAGCCTTAAATCCTTCAACGCCACCAGATATTTTAGAGTATATTTTTCCTTATATCGACATGGTATTGGTTATGACGGTTGATCCAGGATTTGTTGGACAAAAATTTGTACCAGAAGTAGTTAAAAAAGTTCAAATCATCAAAAGCCTGATTGATTCCAGACATTTAAATATTGATATTGCCGTAGATGGAGGGATTGGCGAGAAGACAGTTCCACTTTTAAAAAAGGCCGGTGCCAACGTATTTATTGCTGGGACTTCTAGTATATTTTCTGGAAAAGATGAAATTGAAATTGCTGCTAGAAAATTTAGAGAACTGTGTGAAAAAACTTATTAA
- a CDS encoding amidohydrolase family protein, protein MSFYEDLFNQLLTWKKIDTHEHFLPQNTYQDHPDILFAILRESYLPWIVYGARDHNTVTVTREGLLKGMKKIPASAFLRYIIEAFQYMYGFSDDQIKEENWDQLSQLIRESYSKKNMLNYWIFDKFNVEKVVHDRYWKLGEFDIDQSHYFAVFRIDPLFCGYSKEKLNHDRMNPHIEAAKQGIHIDTFDEYLAYIDQLFKKAVAEGIGTMKCAVAYDRTLRFERVEKEQAEKAFYKKDGTELPSEVRDFQDYIFHYCLQKAVDYRLPVQIHTGPGKAFETAASHLGNIFEEYHNLKISLFHGSFPWVGEPGAMSLFYPNLYLDLVWLPVMSPSYAVLALSEWIETAGGARIMMGGDSWNAEGAVGSILYNLKTIAQVLAEKVEKKYLSRSSAEQIGKMILYNNPMEFLSR, encoded by the coding sequence ATGTCTTTTTATGAAGATCTTTTTAATCAACTCTTGACCTGGAAAAAAATCGATACCCATGAGCATTTTCTTCCTCAAAATACTTATCAAGATCATCCGGATATTTTATTTGCCATTCTTCGTGAAAGTTATCTTCCCTGGATTGTGTATGGTGCACGGGATCATAATACTGTAACCGTAACCCGAGAAGGTCTTTTAAAAGGAATGAAAAAAATACCAGCCAGTGCTTTTTTACGGTATATCATTGAAGCTTTTCAGTATATGTATGGTTTTTCCGATGATCAAATCAAAGAAGAAAATTGGGATCAACTATCCCAGCTTATTCGAGAAAGTTATTCAAAGAAAAATATGTTGAACTATTGGATATTTGATAAGTTCAATGTCGAAAAAGTTGTCCATGATCGATATTGGAAATTAGGTGAATTCGATATTGACCAGAGCCATTACTTTGCCGTTTTTAGAATTGATCCGTTGTTCTGTGGCTATTCAAAAGAAAAATTAAATCATGACCGAATGAACCCGCATATTGAAGCGGCCAAACAGGGAATTCACATTGATACATTTGATGAATATCTTGCTTACATAGATCAACTTTTTAAAAAAGCAGTTGCTGAGGGTATCGGGACCATGAAATGTGCGGTTGCCTACGACCGGACTCTCCGCTTTGAAAGAGTCGAGAAAGAGCAAGCCGAGAAGGCTTTTTATAAAAAAGATGGTACCGAGCTCCCTTCTGAAGTGAGAGATTTTCAGGACTATATTTTCCATTATTGCCTTCAAAAAGCAGTAGATTATCGTTTACCGGTCCAAATTCATACCGGTCCGGGAAAAGCTTTCGAGACGGCTGCCTCACATTTAGGGAATATTTTTGAGGAATACCATAACTTAAAAATATCTCTTTTCCATGGGAGTTTTCCTTGGGTTGGGGAACCAGGAGCAATGTCACTCTTTTATCCGAACCTGTATTTAGACTTGGTTTGGTTACCGGTTATGTCACCTTCCTATGCTGTTTTGGCTTTATCGGAATGGATAGAAACTGCCGGTGGAGCTCGAATCATGATGGGAGGAGATTCCTGGAATGCTGAAGGGGCAGTTGGGTCAATTCTTTATAATCTCAAAACCATTGCTCAAGTATTGGCGGAAAAAGTTGAAAAGAAATATTTGAGCCGGTCATCAGCCGAACAAATTGGAAAAATGATTCTTTACAATAATCCCATGGAGTTTTTAAGCAGATAA
- a CDS encoding acetate/propionate family kinase translates to MKIMALNSGGSSIKYELYEIEKEQEISLGRGAIKQLYRDDSLWEHKINGKIFQTSMPQCSHEQGLKTIINNIVEYGPLNDLKELKAIGIKCINGGNRVNSTSLIDFQVISALQELESVTPVHNSPTLLTIDIFQRFLPQVPLVGVFETTFHQSIPLAHYTYGLPFELCQKHGIFKFGFHGNSHRYISEKISQLTTASSRVISCHLGSGSSICAIQDGKSLDISSGFTPQSGIIMSSRPGDFDPQVITYLQEKEKMSYSAINELLVKKSGLLGISGQSTEIWELEKAAKEGNERALLTIEVFVYQVKKYIGSFIALMNGLDALVFTGGIGENDSFVREKICHNLDQVGIVIDSQKNRSNDPLPKSIHNNTSQVEVWVIPTNEELMIARETYAYLQA, encoded by the coding sequence ATGAAAATTATGGCTTTAAACAGCGGTGGGTCTTCAATCAAATATGAACTCTATGAAATTGAGAAAGAACAAGAAATTTCCCTTGGCCGAGGAGCAATAAAACAATTGTATCGCGATGACTCGCTTTGGGAACATAAGATTAACGGGAAAATATTTCAAACCTCCATGCCCCAGTGTTCTCATGAACAAGGTTTAAAAACCATAATAAATAACATCGTTGAATACGGACCTCTCAACGATTTGAAAGAGCTTAAGGCAATCGGCATTAAGTGCATCAATGGAGGAAATCGAGTCAATTCCACTTCTTTGATTGATTTTCAGGTAATTAGTGCTCTTCAAGAATTAGAAAGCGTTACACCGGTTCACAATTCACCAACATTACTTACCATCGACATTTTCCAAAGGTTTCTCCCTCAAGTCCCTTTGGTTGGAGTTTTTGAAACCACCTTCCACCAAAGCATTCCCTTAGCTCACTATACCTATGGGCTCCCTTTCGAACTTTGTCAAAAACATGGAATTTTTAAATTTGGTTTTCATGGAAATTCCCATCGATATATATCGGAAAAAATATCTCAATTGACTACCGCATCTAGTCGGGTTATTTCCTGCCATTTGGGAAGTGGAAGCAGCATCTGTGCAATTCAAGATGGAAAATCATTAGATATTTCCAGTGGTTTCACTCCGCAAAGTGGAATTATAATGTCCTCTCGACCGGGAGATTTTGATCCTCAGGTTATTACCTACCTCCAAGAAAAAGAGAAGATGAGTTATTCTGCAATCAACGAATTATTGGTGAAGAAGTCAGGTTTACTTGGCATTTCTGGACAAAGTACCGAAATTTGGGAATTGGAAAAAGCTGCTAAAGAAGGAAACGAGCGGGCTTTGCTCACAATCGAGGTTTTTGTTTACCAGGTAAAAAAATATATTGGCTCATTTATCGCTTTAATGAATGGGCTCGATGCGTTGGTTTTTACTGGAGGTATCGGTGAAAATGATTCTTTCGTTCGAGAGAAAATATGCCATAACCTCGATCAAGTAGGGATTGTAATCGACAGTCAAAAAAACCGATCCAACGATCCTCTTCCTAAATCAATTCATAATAATACTTCTCAAGTCGAAGTCTGGGTAATCCCAACTAACGAGGAATTAATGATAGCTCGAGAAACCTATGCTTATCTTCAGGCATAG
- a CDS encoding ATP-binding protein: MKGLKCTACKDEAILRIKRHHVAFCQRCFIKFIQKQTIQAIKKYQMFSKKEPVLLAVSGGKDSMALWSVLTDLGNQVTAIHLDLGISNFSDKSLQAVQKFAEEKNLPLVVIHVKEHLGFSLPELQKKIPRPTCSVCGLVKRYLLNHYAFHHHFSVLTTGHNLDDEAATLLGNILRWREEYLQHQSPCLPSDYPGLVKKVKPFYTLTDQEILWYVQQMKIPFCDSICPLSQKASSLDFKKALNIIEEQSFGTKHYFLFHYLEKKQSLFPEKQPKVVLNNCSSCGMPTTQERCSFCTLLETAQSKSQLCIGKDDNEL; encoded by the coding sequence GTGAAGGGTTTGAAATGTACTGCCTGTAAAGATGAAGCTATTCTTCGTATTAAGCGACACCATGTTGCGTTTTGCCAGAGATGCTTTATTAAATTCATTCAAAAACAAACCATACAAGCTATAAAAAAGTATCAGATGTTTTCAAAAAAAGAACCGGTATTGTTGGCGGTTTCAGGTGGGAAAGATAGTATGGCTTTATGGTCAGTATTAACTGATCTTGGTAACCAGGTAACTGCTATCCACTTGGATCTTGGAATCTCCAATTTTTCCGATAAATCCCTTCAAGCTGTTCAAAAATTCGCGGAAGAAAAAAACCTTCCGCTGGTGGTTATCCATGTAAAAGAACATTTGGGTTTTTCTTTACCGGAATTACAAAAAAAGATCCCTCGGCCTACCTGCTCAGTTTGTGGCCTTGTCAAGAGATATTTACTGAACCATTATGCCTTTCATCATCACTTTTCGGTTTTAACTACCGGTCATAACCTCGATGACGAAGCCGCCACCCTTTTGGGAAACATACTCCGATGGAGAGAAGAATATCTGCAGCATCAAAGCCCGTGCTTACCCAGCGACTACCCAGGTTTAGTAAAAAAAGTAAAACCCTTTTATACCCTTACCGACCAGGAAATCCTCTGGTACGTCCAACAGATGAAAATCCCTTTTTGCGATAGCATTTGTCCTCTCTCTCAAAAAGCTTCCAGTCTTGATTTTAAAAAGGCTCTGAATATTATTGAGGAGCAATCCTTTGGAACCAAACATTATTTTTTATTTCATTACTTAGAAAAAAAGCAATCCCTCTTTCCAGAAAAGCAACCAAAGGTTGTCCTCAATAATTGTTCTTCTTGTGGTATGCCTACCACTCAAGAAAGATGTTCCTTTTGTACATTACTTGAAACCGCCCAAAGCAAATCTCAACTTTGTATTGGAAAGGATGATAATGAGTTATGA
- the tilS gene encoding tRNA lysidine(34) synthetase TilS translates to MKKYPYLVKSVSRLIQEQELIISGDRVLVAFSGGPDSTALSDILEQLREEFKFQLALFHLNHGLRGQEALRDQNFCIEWAKKRNLKIFVEQHDIRAYKKELSISLEEAARKVRYQKLKEVAELWKADKIALGHHRNDQVETILMNIIRGTGLDGLRGMPFRNGKFIRPLLKTTLDEIRHYLKEHNLTYVVDSTNLDKSFLRNRIRHGLIPLLKQDYNAKIEDVIFRMGLNIQESLSTYPEEKWPIEKKGQLYYLPLSSLVETSDYKRRRGLIELIKQVKGDTYHITRAHFKALEYIVKKGKGQTILPEKISFWVDDGFIYARRGELLLGYIPTWSYDLKMPGSNQLENIGLIIESFYKNSTVQFGLKTLWCEIDLNKCEFPLLVRNYLNGDRVVVNGKEKKLKTFFHSQGIPENWRRKIPILCDQKKILWIPGILLDERAQVQENSKSILIVTMRAYKR, encoded by the coding sequence ATGAAGAAGTATCCTTATTTGGTTAAATCCGTTTCCCGGCTCATTCAAGAGCAGGAGTTAATTATTTCGGGAGACCGAGTTTTAGTTGCTTTTTCTGGTGGTCCCGATTCTACTGCCTTATCCGATATACTTGAACAACTTCGAGAAGAATTCAAATTTCAATTAGCTCTTTTTCACTTAAACCATGGCTTGAGGGGACAAGAAGCTCTCCGTGATCAAAATTTTTGTATTGAATGGGCTAAAAAACGTAATTTAAAGATATTTGTTGAACAGCATGATATAAGAGCATATAAAAAGGAGCTATCGATTTCTTTAGAAGAAGCTGCTCGAAAAGTTCGCTACCAAAAATTAAAAGAAGTTGCTGAGCTCTGGAAAGCTGATAAAATTGCTCTTGGCCATCATCGTAACGATCAGGTAGAAACCATCTTGATGAACATCATTCGAGGAACTGGATTAGATGGTCTCAGAGGAATGCCCTTTCGAAATGGAAAATTTATACGTCCTCTTTTAAAGACAACCCTTGATGAAATTCGCCACTACCTAAAAGAGCATAACTTGACATATGTTGTTGATTCAACAAACCTTGATAAATCTTTTTTAAGAAATCGAATTCGTCATGGATTAATTCCCTTATTAAAACAGGACTATAATGCCAAAATTGAAGACGTAATTTTTCGCATGGGATTAAATATTCAAGAATCTCTTTCGACATATCCAGAAGAGAAGTGGCCAATTGAAAAAAAGGGTCAACTTTATTACTTGCCTCTGAGTAGCTTGGTTGAAACTTCTGACTACAAAAGAAGACGAGGTTTAATTGAATTAATTAAACAGGTAAAAGGAGATACCTATCACATAACCAGAGCCCATTTTAAAGCACTGGAATATATTGTAAAAAAAGGGAAAGGGCAAACCATTCTTCCGGAAAAGATTTCTTTTTGGGTGGATGATGGTTTTATTTATGCTCGTCGGGGCGAATTATTATTAGGATATATTCCCACATGGTCTTACGATTTAAAAATGCCCGGGAGCAATCAACTAGAAAATATTGGATTAATTATCGAGTCTTTTTATAAGAACTCCACAGTTCAATTTGGTTTGAAGACTTTGTGGTGTGAAATTGATCTGAATAAATGTGAATTTCCTTTGTTGGTAAGGAATTATTTAAATGGAGATCGAGTAGTAGTTAATGGAAAAGAAAAGAAATTAAAAACATTTTTTCATAGCCAAGGCATTCCTGAAAATTGGAGAAGAAAGATCCCAATTTTATGTGATCAAAAAAAGATTCTATGGATACCCGGAATTTTACTTGACGAAAGAGCTCAAGTTCAGGAAAATAGCAAAAGCATTCTTATTGTCACGATGAGGGCATATAAGAGGTGA